The Muntiacus reevesi chromosome 15, mMunRee1.1, whole genome shotgun sequence region ttctgACATCTGAGCTCCAAGCTCAGCTCAGCCTATCTTACAGCAGCAAGTTATATTTTAAGTCATGTTTGGTATTCTGTACTTAAGTCACCTTTCCCTACGATTTGCATTTGAAATGTTGTAAACTTGGTCAGTATTTCTATTAAAACATCAGGGGTCCGTTATGTTGTGTATATACTTTTCTTCCTGGTGATTTTATAGAGAAAGATTTCATCCCATTcccaggagggaggtgggggaaacCTGCCAATAGACTACCAGAGTAACATGAGGATGAAATTGGAGGTGTTTCTGGTATTATGGCTTCTCTGAACTCATCAGTCCCTACAGAGAAATGCATTATTCTGTTAGGCTCATAAATTCTATGTCTGATCTGCCGTCTCAAAGTCTTAAGTTTCTGGCAATGGGCAGCAATTAgccatatacataaaatagaacaCGTAGTAGAGGGAGCTGAGGTTACTGGAATATAAAGCACTCCCTATTTAACACACGTCCGCCGAATGGCTTCAAAGCACCGGTCCCTGGCGCCACCTTAAGCACACACAGGGCCATAGACAAGGAGGTTCCTCTTGTAGCTTCTGAGACTTAAGTCACCTGGATCTGCAGCAACCCAAGCTCCCACCAGTCGCGCCTTCGGTCTGTTTCTGTCCTAGGCTTTTCTCAAAATCGAAACGTCAGACTTCCTATTTTACTTAAGGATTTGCCCAGTGGCGACCAGCTTGGACCGAGATAAGAGTAAAGCCTCAGAAGCGCAGCTTTTAGTTTTCAGCTCGCTGCTCAAAGTTCGGAGCAGCGGGGCTTCACTGAGCCGCTGGTGTTCCACGGAAAGTTGCCCGGGCCTGGAAGGCGCCTTTTAGGCGCCGGAACCTTTGGTTCCAGACCGAGGACCGCGCCGGCAGCGCCTGGGGTCTTccggggagaggagagaggagcgaGCGCGCGGTGATGGCGGCGGCGCCGGCCCTGAAGCACTGGCGCACTACGCTGGAGCGGGTGGAGAAATTCGTATCGCCGCTCTACTTTACCGATTGTAATCTCCGCGGCAGGTGTGGCCCCCTTGCCCAGGACACCCGCCGGCCGCATCCACGCGTATCTAGCCTTCCCTTCCGAGGGGAAACCCAAGCTTCGGCCACGTGGGCCGAGGGACAAAGTGTCCGCCTCAGATAGTGCTGGGGCccgggaggagagggtggggagagactGTGTCATGGGGCAGCCCTCCCGGCGGTGGATGGAGGGTACGCGCATCCCCACCCGCCGGCTGGCCCACGAGCGCGCACCACCTGCCCCTCCCGCCTAGGCTCTTCGGAGACAGCTGCCCAGTGGCCGAGCTCTCCAGCTTCTTGACGCCCGAAAGACTTCCCTACGAGGAGGCAGTCCAGCAGGACTTCCGCCCCGCGCAGGTCGGCGACAGCTTCGGACCCACGTGGGTAACGCTCCAGAGAGGACGGAGTCCCTGGGCCCCACCTCCCAGCTTGCTTGACTCCCCTATAAGCCTCCTTTGTCGGCTCTCTGCCCGAGACTGTCACTTGGGGCAGAGCAGCACCCTCTGCTGGAGATAGCTCCCTGGTTCCTCAAGCCTTCATGGAAGAATTTTCTCTTCCCCACTACTCCCCGCGGGCTGCCCTGTggctcagatattaaagaatccgtctgcaatgcagagacttgggttcgatccctgggttgggaagatcccctagagaagggaacggcaacccactccagtattcttgcccggagaattccacggacagaggagcctggcgggctacagtccatggggtcacaaagagacacgactcagtgactttcacttcacttcttcctgCTCAGTGACATCCCTTGGGAAGGGCACTCTAGGACAGATCACAGACCCCTGACTCTCTGCCTCCTTTTCTCACCTTGCTGCACACCCCATTGCTTCTTTCTTTTGGATCAAAGCTGAATATCTTGTGGTGCTGCAGATTCTGGCAGAAAGTCTCAAGCCTTCGCTGACCCTTAATCATAGGAAGTATGTCGAAAGGACAGGGCTTTGACCCCTAGGCTCATCTTAGTGGTTCTGTTGCAGATGGTGGACCTGTTGGTTCCGCGTAGAGCTGACCATCCCAGAGGCATGGGTGGGTCAGGAAGTTCACCTTCGCTGGGAAAGCGATGGAGAAGGCCTGGTGTGGCGTGATGGGGAACCTGTCCAGGTGAGGAGCCTTGCCCTGGGTCAGGTATGGCCACTTCAGCCCTGGTCTCTGGCGAAACGACAGCTGAATGGCTATGCCTGCAGGGTGGTATCAGGATTTCAGGACTGGATGGGTTTTTGCTTAGATCCCTGTGTAACTGTTCCTTCTTATATTTAAGTGGATCACTTAAAGTCTCAACATAATTAATGCTAAGCCAACTCTGCCACTGACTGGTCACCCTCCCATTCTAGAATGAAACTAGTTACTAATCAAATACAATAATATGTACAGCAGATGGACTTATTAAGCCTTTACTAGATGCTAGGTGCCAGACTAGTGACTTTGCAGACTATAtcacttcttatttttaatttttagtaaactagtttttattatatgtaatatatgcttATGGCAGCTGGGGAGGAGGACTTTGAAACAGTTCTGGATAATATAAAGTTTACAAAGTCCTCTTTACCTGAAATAATGGGTctctcccacctcacccccagtTCCTCAGATAGAGCCACTATTAAGTGCCTTGTTTATGCATCCAACTTTATCAGGTTTAACCTTTATAATCCTATGTGATAGATTTTTATggccagtggctcagacagtaaagaatctgcctgcagtgcaggagacctgagttcgatccctgagtcaggaagatccccggagaagggaagctacccactccagtattcttgcttggagaattccatggacagaggagcctggcaggctacagtccatggaattgcaaagagtcaaacaccaccaagcgactaacactttcacttttcacagacaGAAACTGAGATATGTAGAGGTTAGCACACTTGCTTGGGTTCACACAGCTTCCATTTCAGTTTGACTAATCCTCAGTCTTGGGTTAGGACTGCTGCTCTTCCTGTGCAGAAAGGCAGcagacccctccctccctccctccctttcttggCTCAGTGGATGTCTCCTGAGTGCCATCTCTGCACAGGTCCCTGTGCTAAGCACTGGGATGTAGTGAAGAATGAAGCACACCTTTCCCTGACCTCATAGTGTTTCCCGTCAGATGCTTATTCGGGGTACAGAGGCCGTCAGAAGCCACCAAGGACCTGACTCCTACCTAAGACCCCACAAGACCAGTGGCTTTTCTGCTGGTCAGCAGGTGCCATTTGGTGGCCATGGTGCTGACTGCCGTGGGGTGAGGGGCACTTGCTCCCAGAGGTCCCTGATTTGTCAGTCTTGGCCTTGGGAGAGAGGAGCTAGTGCTAGAGGTCCAGTAGAGGGGCCTGGCCCCCTTCAGCTTATACTTCACCAGAACCGTCCACAAGCCTCAGGCCCTGTCTCTTTCACTCCGCTCCCCACCAGGGTTTGaccaaagagggagagaaaaccaGCTACATTTTGACTGACAAGCTGGGGGAGAAAGACCCCCGCAGGTGAGTGAGTCCCTGGACTGTGGCTGACCAGTGCTGTAGGGGAAGGGGGCACCAGAGGGTGAGGAGGCGCCAAGGTCCAGAGTGATCGCAGAAACACACCCACTTTCAATACCACCATCCTCAACCCTCatagttggtttttaaaaagcaggattTTTCTGACCAAAAAGATAGCATTTTAGTTCCTACATTAAATGCAGAAAAGCACTAAGAAGTAAATATTAGTAATTCCTATTACCCTGTCACCTAGAGATATCCATTATTAACAGCTCAGCATTCTTCCCAGAAATTTTTTCAGAGGTGGCATTTATTAGTTGAGGTTTGATATTTTGcatcctgattttttaaaattccgtATTGTAACATGTGCATTTTATGACACCATCAAAAAACTCTGCTtagatattatattttattatattcagtATTTATTAAACCTTCTGTATCTGATGTTTCCAGACATGGGGACTAGGATTGTGAGTGATGTGATCTTTGACAGCAAGGGAGACTTACATATACAATTACAAAACTGATGAGGGCTCTGAAAGATAGCACTCTGAATGGGAGAAATCTGTTCTAGACTAAGGAGAGCACTAGGGGAAGAGTCCCAGAAGGCTTCCCGAAGGAAGTCATGTTTGCTCTCTGAAGATTGAGCAGAACAGCACCACAGCCTATCACACTGCTTCGAACAATGGCCTGCATCTGTTGGCTGACAGATCGTTGCTCTGAAACCTGGACCTGGGAGATCCAAACATGTTTTTAATGTGCAAAGAGGGTTCTGAGATCCAGGCAGTGCTTTGTATAGACAGCTTTGGAAACAGAAATCTAAACAACATAATTCACACAGTTCCAAACTTGACTACTTAACCTCCCCAGCCAAGGCAGAATGTGGGTTTAGTCTGTTTTTTCCACCATGACCCTCCTTCAGACGTACCTGACATAACTGTGAGATCCTCTGGGTGGTAGATCCTGTGGGCACATGAGGAGGGGTCTGTCAGATGCCTCCTTGGTCCTCCCTGCCCAAGCCCCAGAGTCCTCTGCCAGTCCCTTGACCTGAGGCTGCCTCCCCACATTTGTAGCCTGACCCTCTTTGTGGAAGTAGCCTGCAATGGGCTCCTGGGGGCCGGAAAGGGATCCATGATCGCAGCCCCTGATCCAGAGAAGATGTTCCAGGTGAGCCGGGCTGAGCTGGCCGTGTTCCACCGGGATGTCTACAAGCTCCTGGTGGACCTGGAGCTCCTGCTGGGCATCGCCAAGGTACTCAACATCCCCACCCCACCTGTATACTCTCTCGAGCCCTGTTTCAGGCAGGCTGTTTCTTGGGTCAGATAGCTGGGGCTCCGGGAATCCAGAATAGAGAGAGTTTGTGCCTGCCTGAATGTTGGGAGGACTTCCCTGTGTAAAGGGGAAGAGGGAGACAGTGCTGAGCAGGGGGACCAGGAGGAGGTCAGGGTTGGTGGTAGGGAGGAATTCTGCTGAGAACCCCTGGGAGATCAACTGGGGTCTAATTTTGGAGCTTCTGCTTGCTTGAGATGGGGATTAAGGGGCAGAACCCTGCTGCAGGGCCTCGGGGAGGACAACCAGCGCAGCTTCCAGGCCCTATACACTGCCAACCAGATGGTGAACGTATGTGACCCTGCCCAGCCTGAGACCTTCCCAGTGGCCCAGGCCCTGGCCTCCAAGTTTTTTGGCCAACGTGGGGGTGAAAGCCAGCACACCATCCACGCCCTGGGGCACTGCCACATTGACACAGGTAGGGCCGCAGTTGGCCGGGGTGGCTCGGCATGGGGGGTCAGGAGTGGTCTTGAAGACCTTGTTGCACCCTGGAAGCACTGTGTGATCCACTTCAAGTTCTTGGACCTCAGTTTttcccatgtgtaaaatggggaaGGGGAATGGACTGTAGCTTTTGCTAAATGtgacttcatttattctttcagcaaAATCTGATGTCCTTGATGGCATCATGCTAGATATTGGGGGAAGGGGGTAGGATTATTGAGGCTGATGATCACAAAATAGGCAGAGACAGTTGCTGCCATGATGGAGGGAAGTATGGGGAGATGGGGAGCCCAAAAGAGGCACTTAACCCAGCTGGGTGTGGCAGATTCAAGAAGGGCTTCTTAGAGGAGGTGGCCTTTGAACAGAATGAGGATGAGTAAGAATTTGACAAGGGTGCCCGAATCCTCAGACAGGAGTGATGTGTGGAAGTAGTTGAGATGGGGATGCAAGCACAGGGGGAGGCTTCCTGGGGAGGATCAGGAGTTCATTTTGGAACCTGATGAGTCTGCAGTGTCTGAGGCTTACAGGGAATGACATTTTAAATGAACTTCCCAAGGTATTGATTCTGATGCAGCTGAAGTTTCTGAGCCACAGAACCGGGGCTTTCTCTGCTGTGCCAAAGCGTGGGATGTGGCGTTCTGGGCTGGTAAAGAAGGAACTGAGGAGGCCTAGAGGTTATGAGAGGCAGCAGTGCCTCAGGCAGGACAGCTGGCCCAGGCGGGTCCATCCAGGGAAGCGATGCCCTCTCTTCCCAGATGTTTTCCGTGTGTGTAGGGGAGGGGCCACCCCTGCTGCTTCCTAAAGGATCCTCTCTAAACCGCAGAATAAGGCCAATCCAGGGACTGAGGCCCCCATTTCCTGACTATAAAATTGCCCCGCTAGCCCCAGCCATGTAAAAGTGATAGCTCAGGAGAGATGCCACAGGACTCAGCAGGGAATGGGACGGGATGGGAGGAAGGCTACGGTGACCCTCTGGTGGCCCAGGAGGGGCCTGGTTGGGTGCTAGGGGACAGGGGTGCGGCTGGAGGTCTGTGAAGGTCTGACTGCTCTCTatctccaccctcctccccccctAGCCTGGCTCTGGCCCTTCAAGGAGACCGTGCGAAAATGTGCCCGGAGCTGGGTGACAGTAGTTCAGCTCATGGAGCGGAACCCCGAGTTCATCTTTGCCTGCTCCCAGGTCAGAGGGACGGCTGTGTGAGTGGTACCTGgatcccagggggtgctagtgtgGGGTTCCCAGGGCTTCGCAGCCCACCTACTGAGTCCAAGGCGCTCAGCCCTGGGTGGGCTTCCTGTTGCTCCTGGCCAGCCCCCACCGCATCTGCCCCACAGGCACAGCAGCTCGAGTGGGTGAGGAGCTACTACCCTGGCCTGCATGCCCGGCTCCAGGAGTTCGCCTGCCGCGGGCAGTTTGTGCCCGTGGGGGGCACCTGGGTGGAAATGGTGAGTGCCTTTTGCAGCCCCTCAGCCTCAGGCCTTACCATTCTGCCCTCGGCTGTGCTGGTGACTTTCTGCAGGTCCTTTATGCCCTCTTATCAGTCCCTGGAATCCTAGGGTTCAGGACTCCCAGGGGGTGGGGGTCTCAAGCACTGTGACGGGCCATCTGTGTGACCCGGCCCCGGATACCTCCTGTCTGGCAGACAGATGGTTAGGCTGAAGTGAGGAGATGGGCGCTTCCGGGGCACTGGCTTCCCTCTGTCAGAGCCCTGGCTTCTTCGGACAGGGTGGTTGCCTGAGTCCCTGCCCGTCTTGTCTGGTGCTGACCCCAGCGGCCCCTTCTTCCCTCATGGCCAGGATGGGAACCTTCCCAGTGGAGAGTCCATGGTGAGGCAGTTCCTGCAGGGTCAGAACTTCTTCCGTCAGGAGTTCGGGAAGATGTGCTCGGAGGTAGGCGGGGAGCTGCTACACCGGCAGGCAGAGGGGGCCGGAGCTTGCCCTTGAGTGAGGAGGGGCTGCAGCTGGGCTGCTCTGCCGAGCTCCTGGGTCCCCATGCCCCAGAGGCCTTCTCCCTGCAGTTCTGGCTCCCAGACACATTCGGCTACTCTGCACAGCTGCCCCAGATCATGCGTAGCTGTGGTATCAAGCGCTTCCTCACCCAAAAGCTGAGCTGGAACTTGGTGAACTCCTTCCCGGTGAGCAGGCCAGGGGGCCAGGCTTGGAGCGGGCCTGGGTCCCTCCTGGCCTGAACATCTCGTCCAGGTTTATTGAGGGGTCCTGGACAAACCACCCAGCCTCCACCCAGGGAAGACATGCCtctcccagggtcacacagcgtGGGGGGCAGGTGAGGGAGGCCCGGCTCTGCCTCAGCCCTGACTCTGGCCTCACTCTTCCACCTGTCTCCCTGCCTGCAGCACCATACCTTTCTCTGGGAGGGGCTGGATGGCTCCCAGGTGCTGGCCCACTTCCCGCCTGGTGACTCCTATGGGATGCAGGGCAGTGTGGAGGAGGTGAGAGGCATCTCGTGGCCAAGGTTGGGAAGGGAGGCAGGCTGAAGAGGGCCGGGCATCCAGCCTAAGCTGACCAGTGTGGACCTGCCCCCACCTGTCCAGGTGCTGAAGACAGTGACCAAAAACCGGGACAAGGGACGGACCAACCACAGTGCCTTCCTCTTTGGCTTTGGGGATGGAGGTGGTGGCCCCACCCAGACCATGGTGGACCGCTTGAAGCGGCTGTGCAATACCGATGGGCTGCCCAGGTCAGGCCTGGATTcactccaccccaccctctgcccttGCCCTGAACCCTGCCTCTGCTCAAACATTGGACCCAGTGCCTCCCCTCAACCTTGTTCCCTCCGATCCCAGACCATGGGCACCTCCCAACTTCTaccctggaggtggggtgggagaaaaGCCGAAGGTGGGAAGGAGCTTAAAGCCATTGAAACAGAACTCTCCTGGGGGGGTGTCCAGACCTGGCCTTGTCTGGACAGGGAGTCTTCTAGGGGTGGCTCCATTCTGTTGCGGCTGGACCTCTTGTCACACTTGCATGGAAGAAGGGTGAGTCACATGGCCCAGgctgggaaacccaggtttgcaGTCTCCCTCAGGGTGCAGCTGTCTTCTCCGGAGCGACTCTTCTCGGCGCTGGAGGGCCACTCGGAGCAGCTGTGCACCTGGGTTGGGGAGCTCTTCCTGGAGCTACACAACGGCACCTACACCACGCATGCCCAGGTCAGGAACTGGCTGCTGAACCAGCGAAGGGGGGGTGCCCTCGAGTGGCCCAGACCTGGGGGAAGAGGCTTGTGTTCCATGGAAGAGCTGAGAGGAATGCAAGAGCTGGGTGCTCAGGAGCCTGGAGGTGGCAGGACTCAGCATCTCTTAGCGGGGAGGGTCTTggacagaggggagaggaggcaggtTTTTGgggcaaataacacacaaggctTCATCCAGGAGTTCCTAGAGAGCATCAGAGGTTCTGAGCAAGAGAAGGCTTTGGCAGGAGGGCCCTGGGATGCTTGCCCAGGCTCTAGACTGAGTCCCCCTCCCTTGGGCTCAGATCAAGAAGGGGAACCGGGAGTGTGAACGGATCCTGCATGACGTGGAGCTGCTCAGCAGCCTGGCCTTGGCCCGCAGTGCCCAGTTCCTCTACCCGGCTGCCCTGCTGCAGGATCTCTGGAGGTCGGCACATCTTCTGCCACCTGCTAACCTCACCCAGACGCCTCTGTGgctgccccagcctcccagccttccccagcctcccatccttcTCAGCCCTGCCCTTGGCCCCCGCAGGCTCCTGCTCCTAACCCAGTTCCATGATGTGGTGACTGGGAGCTGCATCCAGCTGGTGGCAGAGGAAGCCATGTGCCACTACGAAGGTGAGGCTGATAACATTTCCACAGCTTTCCAGCACCCAGTGCAGCGCCCAGAGTGTCCCCCATGGGACATTCAGGGGTCACCCTGACCCCCTGCCCACCCATAACCAACCAGTCTCTCCCCAGACATCCGTTCCCATGGCAACACACTGCTCAGCGCTGCAGCTGCAGCCCTGTGTGCTGGGGAGCCAGGTCCTGAGGGCCTTCTCATTGTCAACACGCTGCCCTGGAAGCGCACCGAAGTTTTGGCCCTGCCCCGGCCTGGCGGGGCCCACTCCTTAGGTATGAGCTGGGGAGAAGGGTGTGTACTGTGGCAGGAGAGATCAAGGCTAAATTGAGAGTCAGGGACATTCGCTTGGGGGTCTCTGCCCCAGGGTGCCCCAGGCTAGAGAGGAGGAGTGTttaccccctccaccccaccctaccCTGCCCCAAGTATGGTTACTGAAAGGTCAAGGAGGCTGCCCTGACGCCCaggcctcctccccagccctggtCACCGTCCCCAGTATGGGTTTTGCtcctgctcccacccccacctcactgCAGCCCCTGCTGCCCCAGCAGCCTGTGTTCGTAGTGCAAGAGGTGAGTGCTGGCACGTGGCGGTGGGGCAGAGGCTGTCCTGGGCTGTCCCTAACAACGTGGAAGTTCTGAGCTCCCCAATCTGGAGCAAGTGGcgaggcagggctggggctggaggtTGGGTGGGCTGTTGGTTGCAGGAAGCCCCTGCAGACCTAGCCTCAAGGCCCCCTCCCACCAAGACTGACAGTTCTGTGACTCTGGACAACGGCATCATCCGAGTGAGGCTGGACCCAACTGGCCGCCTGACATCCCTGGTGCTGGTGGCTTCTGGCAGGTGCTCACCCCTTGCCCTCTCCCAGTGCCTGGCAGGTGGACCCCAGACCTCTTGTTCCCTCTGTCCCCTGGCCACAGCTGACCACAGTAGCCCACGAGTGGCTCTGAACTGGGACCCACACATGGAGCAGGGCCTACTCACCCTACTCTCCACCGCACCCACCTCAAACAGCTGGGAGAGCAAAGTCATTCGGTTATAAAGTACTGATGTCCATGTCTTTCCAGGGAGGCCATTGCTGAGGGCGCCGTGGGGAACCAGTTTGTGCTGTTTGACGATGTCCCCCTGTACTGGGATGCGTGGGACGTCATGGACTACCACCTAGAAACACGGTGAGGGGTGGGCAGGACTCAGGGTAGTGGTAGTGGGAATACGAACAAGTGTACTGGGCCCACTCTGCCAGGCTGTCCTGGCTCAGCGCTTCTCCCCCCTATTCCACAGGAAGCCAGTGCTGGGCCAGGCAGGGACCCTGGCAGTGGGCACTGAGGGTGGTGTGCGGGGCAGCGCCTGGTTCCTGCTGCAGATCAGTCCTAACAGTCGGCTCAGCCAGGAGGTTGTGTTGGATGTTGGCTGCCCCTATGTCCGCTTCCACACTGAGGTAGCAGGGGGCAGGGTGGTGGGTATCTTCCCTGGGTATGGCTGGTGAGGAGGGGCCAGCCCCttgtcccccaccccacacagGTGCACTGGCACGAGGCCCACAAGTTCCTGAAGGTGGAGTTCCCTGCCCGTGTGCGCAGCCCCCAGGCCACCTATGAGGTCCAGTTTGGACATCTGCAGCGGCCCACCCACTACAACACCTCTTGGGACTGGGCTCGATTTGAGGTCTGCCATGGGGTGGTGTGGGGTGGAAGATTTGGTtcctccctggctggggaacgaTTTGTTGTGTGGTATGGGGTGAGGAGGAACATGATGGTTCCTGGCatgtatgccaggcattgtgccaaACGCTTTATGTTCAGTTTGATATTCATGCCCATTTGATGGGGTAAGGATTCTTAATCCACCTTTCCCAGATGAGGGATTGAGGCTTAGACAGGCTATGTGGTGTGCCCAGGGCCTCCCGAGGTGAGAGCTGGAA contains the following coding sequences:
- the MAN2C1 gene encoding alpha-mannosidase 2C1 isoform X2, translated to MAAAPALKHWRTTLERVEKFVSPLYFTDCNLRGRLFGDSCPVAELSSFLTPERLPYEEAVQQDFRPAQVGDSFGPTWWTCWFRVELTIPEAWVGQEVHLRWESDGEGLVWRDGEPVQGLTKEGEKTSYILTDKLGEKDPRSLTLFVEVACNGLLGAGKGSMIAAPDPEKMFQVSRAELAVFHRDVYKLLVDLELLLGIAKGLGEDNQRSFQALYTANQMVNVCDPAQPETFPVAQALASKFFGQRGGESQHTIHALGHCHIDTAWLWPFKETVRKCARSWVTVVQLMERNPEFIFACSQAQQLEWVRSYYPGLHARLQEFACRGQFVPVGGTWVEMDGNLPSGESMVRQFLQGQNFFRQEFGKMCSEFWLPDTFGYSAQLPQIMRSCGIKRFLTQKLSWNLVNSFPHHTFLWEGLDGSQVLAHFPPGDSYGMQGSVEEVLKTVTKNRDKGRTNHSAFLFGFGDGGGGPTQTMVDRLKRLCNTDGLPRVQLSSPERLFSALEGHSEQLCTWVGELFLELHNGTYTTHAQIKKGNRECERILHDVELLSSLALARSAQFLYPAALLQDLWRLLLLTQFHDVVTGSCIQLVAEEAMCHYEDIRSHGNTLLSAAAAALCAGEPGPEGLLIVNTLPWKRTEVLALPRPGGAHSLGLLPSPGHRPQYGFCSCSHPHLTAAPAAPAACVRSARGECWHVAVGQRLSWAVPNNVEVLSSPIWSKWRGRAGAGGWVGCWLQEAPADLASRPPPTKTDSSVTLDNGIIRVRLDPTGRLTSLVLVASGREAIAEGAVGNQFVLFDDVPLYWDAWDVMDYHLETRKPVLGQAGTLAVGTEGGVRGSAWFLLQISPNSRLSQEVVLDVGCPYVRFHTEVHWHEAHKFLKVEFPARVRSPQATYEVQFGHLQRPTHYNTSWDWARFEVWAHRWMDLSEHGFGLALLNDCKYGASVRGNVLSLSLLRAPKSPDATVDMGRHEFTYALMPHKGSFQDAGVIPAAYSLNFPLLALPAPGPAPASAWSAFSVSSPAVVLETVKQAETSPQGRTLLLRLYEAHGSHTDCWLHTSLPVQEAVLCDLLEHRDPTGPLLLRDNRLKLTFTPFQVQSLLLVLQPPPN
- the MAN2C1 gene encoding alpha-mannosidase 2C1 isoform X1; translation: MAAAPALKHWRTTLERVEKFVSPLYFTDCNLRGRLFGDSCPVAELSSFLTPERLPYEEAVQQDFRPAQVGDSFGPTWWTCWFRVELTIPEAWVGQEVHLRWESDGEGLVWRDGEPVQGLTKEGEKTSYILTDKLGEKDPRSLTLFVEVACNGLLGAGKGSMIAAPDPEKMFQVSRAELAVFHRDVYKLLVDLELLLGIAKGLGEDNQRSFQALYTANQMVNVCDPAQPETFPVAQALASKFFGQRGGESQHTIHALGHCHIDTAWLWPFKETVRKCARSWVTVVQLMERNPEFIFACSQAQQLEWVRSYYPGLHARLQEFACRGQFVPVGGTWVEMDGNLPSGESMVRQFLQGQNFFRQEFGKMCSEFWLPDTFGYSAQLPQIMRSCGIKRFLTQKLSWNLVNSFPHHTFLWEGLDGSQVLAHFPPGDSYGMQGSVEEVLKTVTKNRDKGRTNHSAFLFGFGDGGGGPTQTMVDRLKRLCNTDGLPRVQLSSPERLFSALEGHSEQLCTWVGELFLELHNGTYTTHAQIKKGNRECERILHDVELLSSLALARSAQFLYPAALLQDLWRLLLLTQFHDVVTGSCIQLVAEEAMCHYEDIRSHGNTLLSAAAAALCAGEPGPEGLLIVNTLPWKRTEVLALPRPGGAHSLALVTVPSMGFAPAPTPTSLQPLLPQQPVFVVQETDSSVTLDNGIIRVRLDPTGRLTSLVLVASGREAIAEGAVGNQFVLFDDVPLYWDAWDVMDYHLETRKPVLGQAGTLAVGTEGGVRGSAWFLLQISPNSRLSQEVVLDVGCPYVRFHTEVHWHEAHKFLKVEFPARVRSPQATYEVQFGHLQRPTHYNTSWDWARFEVWAHRWMDLSEHGFGLALLNDCKYGASVRGNVLSLSLLRAPKSPDATVDMGRHEFTYALMPHKGSFQDAGVIPAAYSLNFPLLALPAPGPAPASAWSAFSVSSPAVVLETVKQAETSPQGRTLLLRLYEAHGSHTDCWLHTSLPVQEAVLCDLLEHRDPTGPLLLRDNRLKLTFTPFQVQSLLLVLQPPPN